One window of Plasmodium gaboni strain SY75 chromosome Unknown, whole genome shotgun sequence genomic DNA carries:
- a CDS encoding hypothetical protein (conserved Plasmodium protein, unknown function), which yields YFDTIEFNSIPYKNYIGIKKRDKENNTSSSSIYERMDYLISLINSYHNPINIPYLFNDPHYINTKFKVEKISTKPYNRNLSRKEKKKIRKSLKKDNKKI from the exons CTATTTCGATACGATAGAATTTAACTCCATACCttataaaaattacataggaataaaaaaaagagacAAGGAAAATAATACTAGTTCCTCATCCATATATGAACGAATGGATTATTTGATTTCTTTAATTAACTCTTATCATAATCCGATAAATATACCTTATTTGTTTAACGATCCGC attatattaatacaaaatTTAAGGTGGAAAAAATTAGTACCAAACCATACAACCGCAATTTATcaagaaaagaaaaaaaaaaaattaggAAATCCTTGAAAAAGgataataagaaaatataa